In Caballeronia sp. SBC1, the DNA window GGAGTAAGACGCGCCTGCGCTATAAGCGCGATTGTCCGAGAACGCGCCCGCCTTGTTCGAAAAGCCGTACAAGCCGCCGAACTTGAAACCGGCGTAATCAATGCTCGCAAACTTCACCGAGTTGCTGATACTGAAGCTATTGTCCAGATTGTCGTTATCGAACGGGTGGGCGGCAAGGTTGTTGCCCAGGCCCTGCCCGGCTTCCGACAGCGGCGCCAGATAATCAACTGTGGAATCGTATTGCTTACCAAGCGTCACCGTACCGTACTGGTTCGATTGCAAACCCACATACGCTTGACGACCAAAGATCTCATTCGACTGCGCGAATGCGCCGTTGTTCACGTTGAAGCCATCTTCCAACTTAAAGATGGCGTGCATGCCGCCACCCAGGTCTTCGCTGCCTTTCAAGCCCCATAGCGTGTTGCTGACGTTGCCGCTACCCACACCCCACGATTGACCCGACGAAGCCGAACCCGGCGTGTGCGCGTTGTTCGCGTACACCACGCCGGCATCAATCACGCCATACAGCGTGACGCTGCTTTGTGCGTGAGCGGCTACTGCGAACAGGCTGGAAACAGTTGCAGCCAACAGAACTTTCTTCATCTTGAACTCCACATTGATAACGGGTTCCGGATCAGGAGGCAGCTTGCAACGCTGCGTGTCTTTGCCATTGCGCCTAAGCGAGGCGGACAATGCTTCGAGCGGGAGGACATGCAGCGTTGAGTGCCGCCCTGACCTCAGAGCAACGAAGTCTACGGAGCGAGCGGCGCGAAGCAGCGTGGTCGAACTGAATGACAGACTTTCAATTTTCGCAAGCAAGGCTCGGGCAATGAGCGCGAACGCAGACGTACCCTAGGTTTGAGCAATATTCTTGTTTTGTGGCATTTCCATCATCGAGGGTTTGCGTGTATCGAATGCGCCACGCCGTTGATTTATGGTTGTCTTAAGAACGGCCGACAAAGTTAAAAAAGACTTAATAAAGCAGGCGCGTCCTTGTTACGTCACGTAGCAGATCATGCGGTCAGTCAAATCGATACAGGCTGCCCATCATGAATCAGCTACAAGCAATGCGCGTGTTCACCCGCGTGGTCGATCTCACCAGCTTCAGCCTGGCCGCCAAGCAACTCGGCATGTCGGCCGCAGCAGTCACTCGTAGCATCAGCATGCTGGAAGCGCACCTGAATATGCGCCTCCTGAACCGCTCCACGCGTCGGCTTTCGTTGACCGAAGCAGGACAGGCTTATGTGGATGGTTGCCGCACGATCATTCAGCAACTCGATACGATTGAAGAGAGCCTCGTGCGCTCGACCCGCGATCTCAGCGGAACGCTACGCGTAGCGGCATCGACCACGTACGCCGCATGCGGCTTGAGCAATCTGCTCGCGGCGTATCGCGCAGCGTATCCGCGCATTGGCTTTGACGTGACGACTTATGACTCGCCAATAGAGTTGATAGAAGGCGGTTTCGATGTTGGTTTTTCTGCCGACCGCAACCTGCCCAACTCGTCGCTGGTGTGCCGTCACCTGACAGCATTCAAGGAGGTCGCAGTCGCCTCGCCCGGTTATCTCTCACAGAACGGTACGCCCGTGAATCCCGCAGCCCTCGCTCACCATCATCTGCTGTCGATCTCCGACGGCTCCGCGCGCAATTGGGAATTCTCGGATCAGAACGGCGTGTATCGCGTCGCGACCGGCAACGCGCTGCATGCAACCAGTAGTGCAACGGTTCGTTCGGCCGCGCTGGCGGACATGGGGATCGCGTTGCTGCCGGCGCCGCTGGTAAAGGACGATATGGCGAAAGGCTTCTTGCTTCCCATCCTCGGCCAGTTCCAGATTACGGGTGGCGTGCGCCAGGTGTCCATTCTCTACACGAGCCGCAACTATCTCGCGGCGAAGGTGCGGCATTTCATCGACTTCTCGGTGAGCCAGTACCGCGCCCCTGATAACACGGTAGGACTGCGTGCAGCGGCCTAAGGTGCATTCCGTGCAATCCCCACTCTGGAGCGCGTTGTAATGCCGAAAGTACTTGCCATAGAAGACGACGAACTGATGGCGCAGGAGGTGTCCCGCGCATTGTCGGCGCCGGGCTATACGGTGCAGGTTGCCCGCACCGGCCGCGATGGTATTGCGAAAGCCATTGGTGGCGGCTACGACATCGTCACGCTAGACCGCATGTTGCCGGACCTCGATGGCCTCACCATTGTGACGACCATGCGAGGTGTTGGCATAGACACACCTGTGCTGATCGTCAGTTCAATGAGCCACGTGGACGACCGCGTGCGCGGACTGCGGGCCGGCGGTGACGACTATCTCACCAAGCCCTTCTCTCACGATGAAATGCGCGCCCGCGTGGAAGCCTTGCTTCGACGCAAAACTGGACCCGCATCAGACGAAACGGTCTTGCGCGTGCATGGCCTCGAGCTCAATCTGGTGCGCCGCCGCGCCACGCTTCATGGCCGCGTGCTCGACCTGCAGCCGACCGAGTTTCGCGTGCTCGAATTCATGATGCGTCATGTGGGTCAGGTGCTCACGCGCACGATGATTTTCGAAGGCGTTTGGGGCTGCCGTTTCGATCCGGGCACTAACCTGATCGACGTCCATGTGGGGCGTCTGAGAAAGAAAGTCGACGACATGACCGGCCGACCGGCGATCCGCACGATTCGCGGTTCCGGCTATTTGCTGGACTGATCTCTTCAGCATCGAGCGCAGCCACAAGGTGCCGGCACCTTGTGGCTGCGCTCGATTTTCGTCACGCCCTCAGCTTGCTGAAACTAAAACTAGTTTCATCTTTCCCGCGCGTGGGTGTTAACCCGATCCTTCCAGAATGACTGACACCGGCGCTTTCATTACGCGATTGGTTCAATGCGTAGTCCTATGTCCCGATGCCCTTAAGTCGGTTAAGTCAATTAAGTCAGCGCGAACCATGCGCCCCCTGAACGGAGCCGTTCTCAATGTTGAAAATTGTCCGATTAGCTTTGACTCGGCCCTATACGTTCATCGTGCTGGCGATGCTGATCGTGTTGATCGGTCCGCTCGCGGCACTCCGTACGCCGACGGACATCTTCCCCGATATCCGCATTCCCGTCATCAGTGTCATCTGGAACTACGCAGGGCTTCAGCCGGACGACATGTCGGGCCGGATTGTCACGTACTACGAACGTACACTCGGCACGACCGTCAACGACGTCCAGCATATTGAGTCTCAGTCGTTTCGCGGTTATGGCATCGTCAAGATCTTTTTCCAGCCGACCGTCGATATCCGGACGGCGACCGCTCAAGTCACATCGGTCTCGCAGACGGTGCTCAAACAGATGCCGCCGGGCGTTACGCCGCCGCAGATCCTTAACTACAACGCGTCGACGGTTCCGGTCCTGCAGATTGCTCTCACCAGCAACACGATCGACGAGCAGAAGCTCGCCGACTACGCGACCAACTTCATTCGTCCCGCGCTGGTGAGCGTGCCCGGCGTGGCTATTCCAACGCCATACGGCGGCAAGACGCGTGAAGTTCAGATCGACCTGGATCCCCACGCGTTGCAGGCAGACCGGCTGTCCGCGACGGACGTAGCGAACGCGTTGGCGCAGCAAAACCAGATCGTGCCGGCAGGGACCGAGAAGATTGGCGACTTCGAATACAACATCAAGCTGAACAACAGTCCGCTTGCGCTAGACCAGCTCAACAACCTGCCCGTCAAGACGATAAACGGCGCGACCATCTATATCCGCGACATAGCACACGTTCGCGACGGCAATCCGCCGCAGAGCAATATTGTGCGTCTTGACGGCCATCGCGCCGTGCTGATGAGTATTCTGAAAAACGGGTCGGCCTCGACGCTCGACATCATCGCGGGCGTCAAGGCGAAGCTGCCGCTGATTCGCGAAACCCTGCCGCCTGGTCTCAAGCTCGTCACCATGGGCGATCAGTCGGTATTCGTGAAGGGTGCGGTTAGCGGCGTGGCGCGCGAAGGCATCATTGCCGCCGCGCTGACCTCGCTCATGATCCTGTTGTTCCTGGGCAGCTGGCGTTCCACGCTGATCATTGCGTCGTCCATCCCGCTTGCCGTGCTTGCCGCCATTGCAGGGCTTTCGGCGATGGGCGAAACGCTCAACGTGATGACGCTCGGAGGACTCGCGCTGGCGGTGGGCATTCTCGTCGACGATGCGACCGTGACCATTGAGAATATCAACTGGCACCTGGAACAGGGCAAGTCCGTCAAGGACGCAATCCTGGACGGCGCCGCGCAGATCGTCACGCCGGCT includes these proteins:
- a CDS encoding porin: MKKVLLAATVSSLFAVAAHAQSSVTLYGVIDAGVVYANNAHTPGSASSGQSWGVGSGNVSNTLWGLKGSEDLGGGMHAIFKLEDGFNVNNGAFAQSNEIFGRQAYVGLQSNQYGTVTLGKQYDSTVDYLAPLSEAGQGLGNNLAAHPFDNDNLDNSFSISNSVKFASIDYAGFKFGGLYGFSNKAGAFSDNRAYSAGASYSNGPLSIAASYLQINNPGQGDNANGAVSGANNTSTFVAARQRTFGGGVNYAFGPATVGFVYTHTKLDGLDAINMNDGYTALSGNSLRLDNYEVNTRYALTPAMSLEGAYTFTNGGFNTAAGDAKPKYHQFSLIADYDLSKRTDVYAEGVFQHASGGDGTVLGDAAINGLSPSTTDKQVAVTVGMRHRF
- a CDS encoding LysR family transcriptional regulator, coding for MNQLQAMRVFTRVVDLTSFSLAAKQLGMSAAAVTRSISMLEAHLNMRLLNRSTRRLSLTEAGQAYVDGCRTIIQQLDTIEESLVRSTRDLSGTLRVAASTTYAACGLSNLLAAYRAAYPRIGFDVTTYDSPIELIEGGFDVGFSADRNLPNSSLVCRHLTAFKEVAVASPGYLSQNGTPVNPAALAHHHLLSISDGSARNWEFSDQNGVYRVATGNALHATSSATVRSAALADMGIALLPAPLVKDDMAKGFLLPILGQFQITGGVRQVSILYTSRNYLAAKVRHFIDFSVSQYRAPDNTVGLRAAA
- a CDS encoding response regulator transcription factor produces the protein MPKVLAIEDDELMAQEVSRALSAPGYTVQVARTGRDGIAKAIGGGYDIVTLDRMLPDLDGLTIVTTMRGVGIDTPVLIVSSMSHVDDRVRGLRAGGDDYLTKPFSHDEMRARVEALLRRKTGPASDETVLRVHGLELNLVRRRATLHGRVLDLQPTEFRVLEFMMRHVGQVLTRTMIFEGVWGCRFDPGTNLIDVHVGRLRKKVDDMTGRPAIRTIRGSGYLLD